A portion of the Oncorhynchus gorbuscha isolate QuinsamMale2020 ecotype Even-year linkage group LG19, OgorEven_v1.0, whole genome shotgun sequence genome contains these proteins:
- the ifnlr1 gene encoding interferon lambda receptor 1: protein MDLRPRKVVVLLLYCYGCSAIGEGKPYFISRNFNTVLHWNKFDSPDEGVLYSVHYKRYGEPYKLNMACQNITTLSCDLTAETPYIYQNSYCAQVFANSHSLGHTALFKPLRDTVLGPPNVSVKATTSSVKVTVTLPLGPDNKTSIEEIFNSTSFSYHKPPTIYTLNITRPSWAAQVHESTTGEFVLNNLKNISVEYCGYVVYVPTVERHRNPSESHTFCVALPGYPRLLFPWFLLLGCLLLGSLLLPVVVCRHYVRKKSNMPDALKLTTSNIPPPSWYPPEAITFSTAKLYHYPVGFSYGDLKTGKLQMGSKFTSSGSGSYSPQDRPSSIAQPRHCDTYMGQQGPPPEHSNNSTQSSNYSMVVVQVSNEGVKEECHHHPDSEDNINSPWSSESSDHKPSWVQGGPVLFSREAPPEPNQCVGDRDSTGHPLVLPTLRRIDGQLQLSTLLLQPETQSAMASMALPTDTKGQPLLWDLDTTGQRASLLSDLVTTGETEWLGPGTGREEERTIYTPISPMCFNNSNDSPSHSIPPINFADCETSSMTLLSGYKQHWVPLAPQGLTADNFVISSYAPQQAWIDQEEEEEGEEGGDERGSEFFLGGWVVQILG, encoded by the exons ATGGATCTGAGGCCTAGGAAGGTCGTGGTGCTTCTCCTGTACTGCTATG GTTGTTCTGCCATTGGTGAAGGTAAGCCATACTTCATCTCTAGGAATTTCAACACTGTGCTCCACTGGAACAAGTTCGACAGCCCAGATGAAGGGGTCCTTTACAGTGTCCATTACAAAAG GTACGGAGAGCCATACAAGCTGAATATGGCGTGCCAGAACATCACAACTCTTTCTTGTGACCTCACTGCAGAGACACCATACATCTATCAAAATTCATACTGTGCTCAGGTTTTCGCCAACAGTCACTCCCTAGGCCATACAGCACTGTTTAAACCTCTGAGAGACA CCGTCCTTGGGCCACCCAATGTGTCTGTGAAAGCCACAACATCATCTGTAAAAGTGACTGTCACCCTACCGTTAGGACCGGATAATAAGACTTCCATCGAGGAGATTTTCAACAGTACCAGCTTTTCCTACCATAAACCTCCAACCATCTATACCCTCAACATCACTCGTCCTAGCTGGGCAGCACAG GTCCACGAAAGCACAACTGGAGAGTTTGTCCTCAACAATCTAAAGAACATCAGTGTAGAGTACTGTGGCTATGTAGTGTACGTCCCAACTGTAGAAAGGCACCGAAATCCCAGTGAGAGCCATACATTCTGTGTGGCATTACCAG GTTACCCCCGGCTGCTGTTCCCCTGGTTCCTCCTCTTAGGGTGTCTGCTACTTGGTTCTCTCCTGCTACCGGTGGTGGTGTGTCGTCACTATGTGAGAAAGAAGAGTAACATGCCAGACGCCTTG AAACTGACAACCAGCAACATCCCACCTCCATCGTGGTACCCTCCAGAAGCCATCACTTTCTCCACTGCCAAGCTGTACCATTACCCTGTGGGGTTCTCCTATGGTGACCTGAAGACTGGTAAACTCCAGATGGGGTCAAAGTTCACCAGCAGTGGGTCTGGGTCCTATTCCCCCCAGGACAGACCCTCCTCCATTGCCCAGCCCAGGCACTGTGACACCTACATGGGCCAGCAGGGTCCACCCCCAGAGCACTCCAACAACAGCACCCAGTCCTCCAACTATAGCATGGTCGTAGTGCAGGTATCCAATGAAGGTGTGAAGGAAGAATgccatcaccatccagacagcgAAGACAACATCAACTCTCCATGGTCATCTGAATCCAGTGACCACAAACCCAGTTGGGTTCAAGGTGGTCCAGTTTTGTTTTCGCGTGAAGCACCACCTGAGCCGAaccagtgtgttggagacagggaCTCAACAGGGCACCCCTTGGTCCTGCCCACATTGCGGCGTATTGATGGCCAACTGCAGTTGTCCACTCTGCTGCTCCAGCCAGAGACACAGAGTGCCATGGCCAGCATGGCACTGCCTACAGACACTAAGGGGCAGCCCCTTTTGTGGGACCTAGACACCACTGGGCAAAGGGCATCACTATTGTCTGATCTGGTCACCACGGGGGAGACAGAGTGGTTGGGCCctggtacagggagagaggaggagagaacaatATACACCCCAATCTCTCCAATGTGTTTCAATAACTCCAATGACTCACCATCTCACTCCATACCTCCCATCAACTTTGCAGACTGCGAGACCTCATCAATGACATTGTTGTCTGGTTACAAACAACACTGGGTACCCCTTGCCCCTCAAGGTCTAACAGCAGATAACTTTGTGATTTCCTCATATGCTCCACAACAGGCTTGGATTGatcaggaggaagaggaagaaggagaggaaggaggggatgaaAGAGGCAGTGAATTTTTTCTGGGAGGTTGGGTGGTACAAATTCTAGGATGA